Proteins from a single region of Fundidesulfovibrio magnetotacticus:
- a CDS encoding inorganic phosphate transporter gives MHEFSLLLAFIVLVALVFDFTNGAHDSANAIATVVSTKVLSPRTAVLMAAALNLLGAFLGTEVAQTVGSGIVNPAMVTGCRILVLSALFGAIFWNLLTWWLGIPSSSSHALIGGLMGAAVAYGGWDAPSYASILKKVVLPLVLSPLAGFACGYLIMVALTWMFVKAHPHTVNTAFKKLQILSSAFMATSHGLNDAQKTMGIITLALVIFGVQEGVAIPFWVKLSCALAMGLGTAMGGWKIVKTMGHKIFKLEPVHGFAAETAASAVILGASAMGAPISTTHTISTAVIGVGASKRFSAVRWGVAGNLVVAWVLTIPASGLVAALCFVLLDLLGIG, from the coding sequence ATGCATGAGTTCTCCCTCCTCCTGGCCTTCATCGTGCTGGTGGCCCTGGTTTTCGACTTCACCAACGGCGCGCACGACTCGGCCAACGCCATCGCCACGGTGGTGTCCACCAAGGTGCTTTCGCCGCGCACGGCCGTGCTCATGGCCGCCGCGCTCAACCTCCTGGGGGCCTTCCTGGGCACCGAGGTGGCCCAGACCGTGGGCTCGGGCATCGTGAACCCGGCCATGGTCACGGGGTGCCGCATCCTGGTGCTCTCGGCCCTGTTCGGGGCCATCTTCTGGAACCTGCTCACGTGGTGGCTGGGCATCCCCTCGTCGTCGTCCCACGCGCTCATCGGCGGGCTCATGGGCGCGGCGGTGGCCTACGGCGGCTGGGACGCCCCCAGCTACGCCTCCATCCTGAAGAAGGTGGTGCTGCCGCTGGTGCTCTCGCCCCTGGCGGGCTTCGCCTGCGGCTACCTGATCATGGTGGCCCTCACCTGGATGTTCGTGAAGGCCCACCCGCACACGGTGAACACGGCCTTCAAGAAGCTGCAGATCCTCTCCTCGGCCTTCATGGCCACCAGCCACGGGCTCAACGACGCCCAGAAGACCATGGGCATCATCACCCTGGCCCTGGTGATCTTCGGGGTGCAGGAGGGCGTGGCCATCCCCTTCTGGGTGAAGCTCAGCTGCGCCCTGGCCATGGGCCTGGGCACGGCCATGGGCGGCTGGAAGATCGTGAAGACCATGGGGCACAAGATCTTCAAGCTGGAGCCCGTGCACGGCTTCGCCGCCGAAACGGCCGCCTCGGCCGTGATCCTGGGGGCCTCGGCCATGGGCGCGCCCATTTCCACCACCCACACCATCTCCACCGCGGTGATCGGCGTGGGGGCCTCCAAGCGTTTCTCGGCCGTGCGCTGGGGCGTGGCCGGAAACCTCGTGGTGGCCTGGGTGCTCACCATCCCGGCCTCCGGGCTGGTGGCGGCCCTGTGCTTCGTGCTGCTGGACCTGCTGGGGATCGGCTAG
- a CDS encoding DUF47 domain-containing protein, with amino-acid sequence MGFTLFPKEVKFFTLFKEQNRKLIKVAGILDDIFHDFEDVEDRCTRINIIEAEANTISRNIALELSSTFITPIDREDIHQINITQEALINIIKAAALRIGFLGCGEVLYPSRRIVHSLKIMVEEAGQVLDKLSKGKQAHEHIEVIKNHKYECEMLMMVGLGELYEQPPHLDGEMATVLHIIKWNHVYGRIEQAVERAERLSDVLEGVLLKHA; translated from the coding sequence ATGGGTTTCACCCTCTTCCCCAAGGAAGTCAAATTCTTCACGCTCTTCAAGGAGCAGAACCGCAAGCTCATCAAGGTGGCCGGCATCCTCGACGACATCTTCCACGACTTCGAGGACGTGGAAGACCGCTGCACGCGCATCAACATCATCGAGGCCGAGGCCAACACCATCTCGCGCAACATCGCGCTGGAACTCTCCTCCACGTTCATCACGCCCATCGACCGCGAGGACATCCACCAGATCAACATCACGCAGGAGGCCCTGATCAACATCATCAAGGCCGCCGCGCTGCGCATCGGCTTCCTGGGCTGCGGCGAGGTGCTCTACCCCTCGAGGCGCATCGTGCATTCGCTCAAGATCATGGTGGAGGAGGCCGGGCAGGTGCTCGACAAGCTCTCCAAGGGCAAGCAGGCCCACGAACACATCGAGGTGATCAAAAACCACAAGTACGAGTGCGAGATGCTCATGATGGTGGGCCTGGGCGAGCTCTACGAGCAGCCGCCGCACCTGGACGGCGAGATGGCCACCGTGCTGCACATCATCAAGTGGAACCACGTCTACGGGCGTATCGAGCAGGCCGTGGAGCGGGCCGAACGCTTGAGCGACGTGCTCGAAGGGGTGCTCCTCAAACATGCATGA
- a CDS encoding histidine kinase dimerization/phospho-acceptor domain-containing protein → MENRSYFARLLLAALALLTGAAVFIFYQTTYKADADLVREFEAREANTLDVALWLVSQKAPYAGVEQFRAYAAEVSRRLGVRVTYVAGGKVLAESGLSASEAEKMEDHSTRPEIVQALAEGFGKATRYSSTLQTRMLYMARRCDGLAGLPPGVLRIAAPYSSVESLLSEARGRFLAVVAAMALCAAGLALFVVRSTQGKLREFSQVVDELGREADAPDGKIRVCPGSEFKPLVDSINTLAKRARRQGRSLHDTQAQYEAVLAKMTDGVAVLDQNGMILAHNRGLGALLGRPEADLSGRHVLEAGLGLDVHEAAREELAKASPSARRLLADLGGGHFADADLAPYSTAKGQRRLILVLHDVSSMKNAERILREFVIDASHQLRTPLTSIQGYAATLIDSPPEDPEQGRAMLGTILKRSKDMGAVVTQLLDRASPQAEALHDAPKTH, encoded by the coding sequence GTGGAAAACCGCTCCTATTTCGCCCGTCTTTTGCTGGCGGCCCTGGCGCTCCTGACCGGGGCGGCCGTTTTCATCTTCTACCAGACCACCTACAAGGCCGACGCCGACCTCGTGCGCGAGTTCGAGGCCCGCGAGGCCAACACCCTGGACGTGGCCCTCTGGCTCGTGAGCCAGAAGGCCCCCTACGCCGGGGTGGAGCAGTTCCGCGCCTACGCCGCCGAAGTGTCGCGCCGCCTGGGCGTGCGCGTCACCTACGTGGCCGGGGGCAAGGTGCTGGCCGAATCCGGGCTCTCGGCCTCCGAGGCCGAGAAGATGGAGGACCACTCCACCCGTCCCGAGATCGTGCAGGCCCTGGCCGAGGGCTTCGGCAAGGCCACGCGCTACAGCTCCACGCTCCAGACCCGGATGCTCTACATGGCCCGGCGCTGCGATGGCCTGGCCGGGCTGCCCCCCGGGGTGTTGCGCATCGCCGCGCCCTACTCCTCGGTGGAGAGCCTGCTCTCCGAGGCGCGGGGCCGCTTCCTGGCCGTTGTGGCCGCCATGGCCCTGTGCGCGGCGGGCCTGGCCCTCTTCGTGGTGCGCAGCACCCAGGGCAAGCTGCGCGAGTTCAGCCAGGTGGTGGACGAACTGGGCCGCGAGGCCGACGCCCCCGACGGCAAAATCCGCGTCTGCCCCGGCTCGGAGTTCAAGCCCCTGGTGGATTCCATCAACACCCTGGCCAAGCGCGCCCGCAGGCAGGGCCGCAGCCTCCACGACACCCAGGCCCAGTACGAGGCCGTGCTGGCCAAAATGACCGACGGCGTGGCCGTGCTGGACCAGAACGGCATGATCCTGGCCCACAACCGGGGCCTGGGCGCGCTGCTGGGCCGCCCCGAGGCCGATCTCTCGGGACGCCACGTGCTGGAGGCGGGCCTGGGCCTGGACGTGCACGAGGCCGCGCGCGAGGAGCTGGCCAAGGCATCGCCCTCTGCGCGTCGCCTCCTGGCCGACCTGGGCGGCGGCCACTTCGCCGACGCCGACCTGGCGCCCTACTCCACGGCCAAGGGGCAGCGCCGCCTGATCCTGGTGCTGCACGACGTTTCCTCGATGAAGAACGCCGAGCGCATCCTGCGGGAGTTCGTCATCGACGCCTCGCACCAGCTGCGCACGCCCCTCACCAGCATCCAGGGCTACGCGGCCACGCTCATCGACTCACCTCCGGAAGATCCGGAACAGGGCCGGGCCATGCTCGGCACCATCCTCAAGCGCAGCAAGGACATGGGCGCGGTGGTCACCCAGCTGCTGGACCGCGCCTCGCCCCAGGCCGAAGCGCTCCACGACGCCCCCAAAACCCACTAA
- a CDS encoding adenylyl-sulfate kinase encodes MKNKTETAREDVPQREDRRPQGPLTARSGTALWFTGLPGSGKSTLALAVREALAARGVEAELLQMDVRRKVYTPRLTYTDEERELAYALFVEEAAELAARGALVLLDASGPKLAMRRAARERIGRFAEVHLRCRPATAMAREAARPEGRVMAGLYAKAMARKVTGRDFPGLGQVIGVDVPFEEDPGAELVLEADRADVAALRDKVLERFEGWWPDPVHRR; translated from the coding sequence ATGAAAAACAAAACGGAGACGGCTCGCGAGGATGTGCCCCAGCGCGAGGACCGAAGGCCCCAGGGGCCTCTTACCGCCCGGTCCGGGACGGCCCTCTGGTTCACGGGGCTGCCGGGCTCGGGCAAGTCCACCCTGGCCCTGGCCGTGCGCGAGGCCCTGGCCGCGCGCGGCGTGGAGGCGGAACTCCTCCAGATGGACGTCCGGCGAAAGGTCTACACGCCCCGGCTCACGTATACCGACGAGGAACGCGAGCTGGCCTACGCCCTCTTCGTGGAGGAGGCTGCGGAGCTTGCCGCCCGGGGCGCGCTGGTGCTCCTGGACGCCAGCGGCCCGAAACTGGCCATGCGCCGCGCGGCGCGCGAGCGCATCGGGCGCTTCGCCGAGGTGCACCTGCGCTGCCGCCCGGCCACGGCCATGGCCCGGGAGGCCGCGCGGCCGGAAGGGCGCGTGATGGCCGGACTCTACGCCAAGGCCATGGCGCGCAAGGTGACGGGCAGGGACTTCCCAGGCCTGGGCCAGGTGATCGGGGTGGACGTGCCCTTCGAGGAGGACCCCGGCGCAGAACTGGTGCTGGAGGCCGACCGGGCCGACGTTGCGGCCCTGCGCGACAAGGTGCTCGAGCGTTTCGAGGGGTGGTGGCCCGACCCCGTCCACCGCCGATAG
- a CDS encoding phosphotransferase family protein, translated as MRTGTEEKTPLRMSSAGIQAYLRQVFGEDARVTWLGEIGQPGAQGMKDFGYGKPLRIEFTAAGKRRAAVLSVMRGDKYGHQYYWDRAAILMFQHETAARLPRHVRSLGLGYFDAQDRMHAVSQPKEFFLLTEFVEGRDYYLDLERVGREGAREADLEMARSFAAWLAEIHAEKASDADLYLRRVRNLLGASECIMGLVDAYPHPWPLFPPERFQALERRVVDWRWKLRRYVHRLSVVHGDFHPWNVLVRGAGGAPDFSVLDRSRGEFGEPADDVATMSLNFVLFGLSNQTGAPRLEGDFERLHAAFWETYLERTGDEEILEVIAPFYVFRGLVIASPQWYPRHPEPVRAGLLHFMERVLEDERFDWRGVNKYLS; from the coding sequence ATGCGGACCGGCACCGAGGAGAAGACCCCCCTGCGCATGAGTTCGGCGGGCATCCAGGCCTACCTGCGCCAGGTGTTCGGCGAGGACGCCCGCGTCACCTGGCTGGGCGAGATCGGCCAGCCGGGCGCGCAGGGCATGAAGGATTTCGGCTACGGCAAGCCCCTGCGCATCGAGTTCACCGCCGCCGGGAAGCGGCGCGCCGCCGTGCTCTCGGTGATGCGCGGCGACAAATACGGCCACCAGTACTACTGGGACCGCGCCGCCATCCTCATGTTCCAGCACGAGACCGCCGCGCGCCTGCCGCGCCACGTCCGGTCCCTGGGCCTGGGCTACTTCGACGCCCAGGACCGCATGCACGCCGTCTCCCAGCCCAAGGAGTTCTTCCTCCTCACGGAGTTCGTGGAAGGCCGCGACTACTACCTGGACCTGGAGCGCGTAGGCCGCGAGGGCGCGCGCGAGGCCGACCTGGAGATGGCCCGGAGCTTCGCCGCCTGGCTGGCAGAAATCCACGCCGAAAAGGCCTCCGACGCGGACCTCTACCTGCGCCGCGTGCGCAACCTCCTCGGCGCCTCGGAGTGCATCATGGGGCTGGTGGACGCCTACCCGCACCCCTGGCCCCTCTTCCCGCCCGAACGCTTCCAGGCCCTGGAGCGCCGCGTGGTGGACTGGCGCTGGAAGCTCAGGCGCTACGTCCATCGCCTGAGCGTTGTGCACGGCGATTTCCACCCCTGGAACGTGCTGGTGCGCGGCGCGGGCGGCGCGCCGGACTTCTCCGTGCTGGACCGCAGCCGGGGCGAATTCGGGGAACCCGCCGACGACGTGGCCACCATGAGCCTCAACTTCGTGCTCTTCGGTCTCAGCAACCAGACCGGCGCGCCGCGCCTGGAGGGCGACTTCGAGCGCCTGCACGCCGCCTTCTGGGAGACCTACCTGGAGCGCACCGGCGACGAGGAAATCCTGGAGGTGATCGCCCCCTTCTACGTGTTCCGGGGCCTGGTGATCGCCTCGCCCCAGTGGTATCCTCGGCACCCCGAACCCGTGCGCGCGGGGCTCCTTCACTTCATGGAGCGCGTGCTCGAAGACGAGCGCTTCGACTGGCGCGGCGTAAACAAGTATCTGTCATGA
- a CDS encoding carbohydrate kinase family protein produces MRILVFGSLAYDRIMSFPGRFSDHILPDKLHVLSVCFVLEGLQEKFGGTAGNIAYSLSLLGDSPTIVSSVGKDFEPYAAWLAKHGLTMQGIRRVPDDFTAGAYITTDQADNQITAFNPGAMRTPAGFAPDGLDPARTLGIVAPGCLSDMKHYSARFKELGIPFFFDPGQNITAFSGEELQEMLTGADYLITNDYELELILKATGLGKEMLLHRVGTLITTLGEKGCLINEKGQETAVPAARVAKVADPTGAGDSFRAGLMRGIAQGRPLPVAARMGAVCAAYCVEQHGTQEHAFTQEAFWARYEENFGKPE; encoded by the coding sequence ATGCGCATCCTCGTCTTCGGGTCGCTGGCCTACGACCGGATCATGTCCTTCCCCGGCCGCTTCTCCGACCACATCCTGCCCGACAAGCTGCACGTGCTCTCGGTGTGCTTCGTGCTGGAGGGCCTGCAGGAGAAGTTCGGCGGCACGGCCGGCAACATCGCCTACTCCCTGAGCCTTCTGGGCGACAGCCCCACCATCGTCTCCTCGGTGGGCAAGGACTTCGAGCCCTACGCCGCCTGGCTGGCCAAGCACGGCCTGACCATGCAGGGCATCAGGCGCGTGCCCGACGACTTCACCGCCGGGGCCTACATCACCACCGACCAGGCCGACAACCAGATCACCGCCTTCAACCCAGGGGCCATGCGCACCCCGGCGGGCTTCGCCCCCGACGGGCTCGACCCCGCCCGGACCCTGGGCATCGTGGCCCCCGGCTGCCTCTCGGACATGAAGCACTACAGCGCACGGTTCAAGGAACTGGGCATCCCCTTCTTCTTCGACCCCGGCCAGAACATCACGGCCTTCTCCGGCGAAGAGCTCCAGGAGATGCTCACCGGCGCGGACTACCTGATCACCAACGACTACGAGCTGGAGCTGATCCTCAAGGCCACCGGACTCGGCAAGGAGATGCTCCTGCACCGGGTGGGCACGCTCATCACCACCCTGGGCGAGAAGGGCTGCCTGATCAACGAGAAGGGCCAGGAGACGGCCGTCCCGGCCGCGCGGGTGGCCAAGGTGGCCGACCCCACCGGCGCGGGCGACTCCTTCCGCGCGGGCCTGATGCGCGGAATCGCCCAGGGCAGGCCCCTGCCCGTGGCCGCCCGCATGGGCGCGGTGTGCGCGGCCTACTGCGTGGAGCAGCACGGCACCCAGGAGCACGCCTTCACCCAGGAAGCGTTCTGGGCGCGCTACGAAGAGAACTTCGGCAAGCCCGAATAA
- the cutA gene encoding divalent-cation tolerance protein CutA, producing the protein MRVAVEFVALYVTAGSREEALRIARALVEERLAACANVLDGVRSLYWWEGKVQDEPEALFVAKTRAELAQRAVERVRELHSYEVPCVVALPVAAGNPAFLDWIAAETGPQPPKEP; encoded by the coding sequence GTGCGAGTAGCCGTGGAGTTCGTGGCCCTCTACGTCACGGCGGGGAGCCGCGAAGAGGCCCTGCGCATCGCGCGCGCCCTGGTGGAGGAGCGCCTGGCGGCCTGCGCCAACGTCCTGGACGGCGTGCGCTCCCTCTACTGGTGGGAGGGCAAGGTGCAGGACGAACCCGAGGCCCTTTTCGTGGCCAAGACCCGGGCGGAACTGGCCCAGCGCGCGGTGGAGCGGGTCCGGGAGCTGCACTCCTACGAGGTCCCCTGCGTCGTGGCCCTGCCGGTGGCGGCCGGCAACCCCGCTTTCCTGGACTGGATCGCCGCCGAGACCGGTCCGCAACCTCCCAAGGAGCCTTGA
- a CDS encoding endonuclease III domain-containing protein, with amino-acid sequence MSRRETLHACYDALLAAHGHRAWWPARTPFEVCVGAVLTQNTSWKGVEKAIENLDAAGALAPRVLRSLDPARVEALIRPAGHFRVKTRRLANLLEYLDAACGFDFDALAARPMDAVRGELLEVKGVGPETADCILCYALGMPSFVVDAYTRRILSRHGLVPEDIDYHELRDYFMDVLDPDTALFNDFHAQLVRVGNLYCKARSPRCDVCPLSFMR; translated from the coding sequence ATGTCCCGCCGGGAGACCCTTCACGCCTGCTACGACGCCCTGCTCGCCGCCCACGGCCACCGGGCTTGGTGGCCCGCGCGCACGCCTTTCGAGGTGTGCGTGGGGGCGGTGCTCACCCAGAACACCTCCTGGAAGGGCGTGGAAAAGGCCATCGAAAACCTGGACGCAGCCGGGGCCCTCGCCCCCCGCGTGCTGCGTTCCCTGGACCCGGCACGCGTGGAGGCGCTCATCCGTCCCGCCGGCCATTTCCGGGTGAAGACGCGCAGGCTCGCCAACCTCCTGGAATACCTCGACGCAGCCTGCGGCTTCGACTTCGACGCCCTGGCCGCCCGTCCCATGGACGCCGTGCGCGGGGAACTCCTGGAAGTCAAGGGCGTTGGGCCGGAGACGGCCGACTGCATCCTGTGCTACGCCCTGGGCATGCCGAGCTTCGTGGTGGACGCCTACACCCGGCGCATCCTCTCGCGCCACGGGCTCGTCCCCGAGGACATCGACTACCACGAGCTGCGCGACTACTTCATGGACGTGCTCGACCCCGACACGGCCCTCTTCAACGACTTCCACGCCCAGCTGGTGCGCGTGGGCAACCTTTACTGCAAGGCACGGTCCCCCCGGTGCGACGTCTGTCCCCTCTCCTTCATGCGCTGA
- a CDS encoding murein hydrolase activator EnvC family protein: protein MRRLSPLLHALILALALSAPARARPPQPPEPTPAERAQSAEVEKTWGNISFLQQRLASQKARLAALDEEARRLDRERKSMEEVIEALGRRITGMLPGLWQMDVRLKGILDATVAPWDEADRGLSWMGAVYAQARREMAEFKDRNVELAATLTRIARLAPETQALAAQAEKTKDTLLAERLALLRELATPRREKLAPREQLERVLEQASLAEFDPQGARENPFTPDGLVSSPAQGRVSSTFAPEANPPRVGVGVSTPAGEKVRAVHSGRVAFAGEIKGLGRVAVVEHGRDTRSVYTGLASVDVKPGQDVAQGDVLGQAGEAPSGGPGMSFELRFGLKPINPSRWFPAS from the coding sequence GTGCGACGTCTGTCCCCTCTCCTTCATGCGCTGATCCTGGCCCTGGCGCTGTCGGCCCCCGCCCGGGCCCGCCCGCCCCAGCCCCCGGAACCCACTCCCGCCGAGCGCGCCCAGTCCGCCGAGGTGGAGAAAACCTGGGGCAACATCTCCTTTCTCCAGCAGCGCCTGGCCAGCCAGAAGGCCCGTCTGGCCGCCCTGGACGAGGAGGCCCGACGCCTGGACCGCGAACGCAAGTCCATGGAGGAGGTGATCGAGGCCCTGGGGCGGCGCATCACCGGGATGCTCCCAGGGCTGTGGCAGATGGACGTGCGCCTCAAGGGCATCCTGGACGCCACCGTCGCCCCCTGGGACGAGGCCGACCGGGGTCTCTCCTGGATGGGCGCGGTCTACGCGCAGGCCCGGCGCGAGATGGCCGAATTCAAGGACCGCAACGTGGAGCTGGCCGCCACCCTCACGCGCATCGCCCGTCTGGCCCCCGAGACCCAGGCCCTGGCCGCCCAGGCCGAGAAGACCAAGGACACCCTGCTGGCCGAGCGTCTGGCTTTGCTGCGCGAACTCGCCACCCCGCGCCGCGAGAAGCTCGCCCCGCGCGAGCAGCTGGAACGCGTGCTCGAACAGGCCAGCCTCGCCGAATTCGACCCCCAGGGCGCGCGGGAGAATCCCTTCACGCCGGACGGCCTGGTCAGTTCGCCCGCGCAGGGGCGCGTCAGCTCCACCTTCGCCCCCGAGGCCAATCCGCCCCGCGTGGGAGTGGGCGTCTCCACCCCGGCGGGCGAGAAGGTGCGCGCCGTGCACTCCGGGCGCGTGGCCTTCGCGGGCGAGATCAAGGGGCTGGGGCGCGTCGCCGTGGTCGAGCACGGGCGCGACACCCGCAGCGTCTACACGGGTCTCGCCTCCGTGGACGTGAAGCCCGGGCAGGACGTGGCCCAGGGTGACGTGCTGGGTCAGGCGGGCGAGGCTCCCTCCGGCGGCCCAGGCATGTCTTTTGAATTGCGTTTTGGGTTGAAACCCATTAACCCCAGCCGATGGTTTCCGGCCAGCTGA
- a CDS encoding S41 family peptidase — protein MSRLNKVLTAFLLAAILCCAGLALAQQQQQQEDRFGPLKRFSQVLDLVETNYVKDVTRKDLIDGAIVGMLQQLDPHSTFLTKEDFKEMQVSTSGEFSGIGIEISVENGRITVISPIDDTPADKAGLRAGDVIVEIEGQTTQDMTLMDAVQRIRGPKGKPVSLTVVHKGSNKPEKLRIVREAIPIVSVKTTELEPGYLLVRITRFNENTTNELKEAVKNATKERPLLGLILDLRNNPGGLLDQAVSVSDFFLTKGRIVTIKGRRDEQRKDFDSKKDGAEPAVPVTVLINAGSASASEIVAGALQDNRRALLVGDKTFGKGSVQTVIPLSDGSGVKLTTALYYTPSGRSIQAEGIEPDFKVPLQEPDKEKDLFAQGHQVRERDLSRHLDNLSRKKKSAEGGDPKLKIKELMERDNQLKLALELLKYAPVASAGN, from the coding sequence ATGTCCCGACTGAACAAGGTCCTTACCGCATTTCTCCTGGCCGCGATTCTCTGCTGCGCGGGCCTCGCCCTGGCGCAGCAGCAGCAACAGCAGGAGGACCGCTTCGGCCCCCTCAAGCGCTTCAGCCAGGTGCTCGATTTGGTGGAAACCAACTACGTCAAGGATGTGACCCGCAAGGACCTCATCGACGGGGCCATCGTGGGCATGCTCCAGCAGCTGGACCCGCACTCCACCTTCCTCACCAAGGAAGACTTCAAGGAGATGCAGGTCTCCACCTCCGGCGAGTTCTCGGGCATCGGCATCGAGATCAGCGTCGAGAACGGCCGCATCACCGTCATCTCCCCCATCGACGACACCCCCGCCGACAAGGCCGGGCTGCGCGCGGGCGACGTGATTGTGGAGATCGAAGGCCAGACCACCCAGGACATGACCCTCATGGACGCCGTGCAGCGCATCCGCGGCCCCAAGGGCAAGCCCGTGAGCCTCACCGTGGTGCACAAGGGCTCCAACAAGCCGGAAAAACTGCGCATCGTGCGTGAAGCCATCCCCATCGTCTCCGTGAAGACCACGGAGCTCGAACCCGGCTACCTCCTCGTGCGCATCACCCGCTTCAACGAGAACACCACCAACGAACTCAAGGAAGCCGTCAAGAACGCCACCAAGGAGCGCCCCCTCCTGGGCCTCATCCTCGACCTGCGCAACAACCCCGGCGGGCTCCTCGACCAGGCCGTGAGCGTCTCCGACTTCTTCCTCACCAAGGGCCGCATCGTCACCATCAAGGGACGCCGCGACGAACAGCGCAAGGACTTCGACTCCAAAAAGGACGGCGCCGAACCCGCCGTGCCCGTCACCGTGCTCATCAACGCGGGCTCGGCCTCGGCCTCCGAGATCGTGGCCGGCGCCCTCCAGGACAACCGCCGCGCCCTGCTCGTGGGCGACAAGACTTTCGGCAAGGGCTCCGTCCAGACCGTCATCCCCCTCTCCGACGGCTCCGGGGTCAAGCTCACCACCGCGCTCTATTACACGCCCAGCGGCCGCTCCATCCAGGCCGAAGGCATCGAACCCGACTTCAAGGTGCCCCTCCAGGAACCCGACAAGGAGAAGGACCTCTTCGCGCAGGGCCATCAGGTCCGCGAACGCGACCTCTCCAGACACCTGGACAACCTCTCGCGCAAGAAGAAGTCCGCCGAAGGCGGCGACCCCAAGCTCAAGATCAAGGAGCTCATGGAGCGCGACAACCAGCTCAAACTGGCCCTGGAACTCCTCAAGTACGCCCCGGTGGCCTCGGCCGGAAACTGA
- a CDS encoding divergent polysaccharide deacetylase family protein: MPPRRPATQTNRRRAAKPKRGRVSTPAALVFIAGVAASLIILFFVYAFYMLPAKQEASKPAPAKPTQTEKAAAVAQQPDPAPAPPATPGQPRLVIVIDDLGQSLEPARDLLDLALPVTFSILPNLPATTETDELAAKAGMEVILHQPMEAATQPREERGTLKPSMSVPEVAATLAAHLAQLPHAAGVSNHTGSKATEDPVLMAAVMTALKDRKLFFLDSLTTSKSAAQAQAGRLNVPFLARNVFLDAERGQQAALLQLAQAEKEAKAKGRAIAIGHPYPETIAALSTWSIRRDKSVKLVTLGSLLKAN, from the coding sequence GTGCCCCCCAGACGCCCCGCCACCCAGACGAACCGGCGGCGCGCAGCGAAACCCAAGCGCGGCCGGGTCAGCACCCCGGCCGCGCTTGTTTTTATCGCGGGCGTGGCCGCCTCGCTGATCATCCTTTTCTTCGTCTACGCCTTCTACATGCTCCCGGCGAAGCAGGAGGCCTCCAAACCCGCCCCCGCCAAGCCGACGCAGACCGAAAAGGCAGCCGCCGTCGCGCAGCAGCCAGACCCAGCGCCAGCACCTCCAGCAACCCCAGGGCAGCCCCGCCTCGTCATCGTCATCGACGATCTGGGCCAAAGCCTGGAACCCGCGCGCGACCTGCTGGACCTTGCCCTGCCCGTCACCTTCTCCATCCTCCCCAACCTGCCCGCCACCACCGAGACCGACGAGCTGGCCGCCAAGGCCGGCATGGAGGTCATCCTCCACCAGCCCATGGAAGCCGCCACCCAGCCCCGCGAAGAACGCGGAACCCTCAAGCCCTCCATGAGCGTCCCCGAGGTTGCCGCCACCCTGGCCGCGCACCTCGCGCAACTCCCCCATGCCGCCGGCGTCAGCAACCACACCGGCTCCAAGGCCACCGAAGATCCCGTGCTCATGGCAGCCGTCATGACCGCCCTCAAGGACAGGAAGCTCTTCTTCCTCGATTCCCTCACCACCTCCAAGAGCGCCGCGCAGGCCCAGGCCGGCCGTCTGAACGTCCCCTTCCTGGCCCGCAACGTCTTCCTGGACGCCGAACGCGGGCAGCAGGCCGCGCTGCTCCAGCTGGCCCAGGCCGAGAAAGAGGCCAAAGCCAAAGGCCGCGCCATCGCCATCGGCCACCCCTACCCCGAGACCATTGCCGCCCTTTCCACCTGGAGCATCCGGCGCGACAAGAGCGTGAAGCTCGTCACGCTGGGAAGCCTCCTCAAGGCCAATTAG